Proteins from a single region of Candidatus Scalindua sp.:
- a CDS encoding Ig-like domain-containing protein, whose amino-acid sequence MCDKQSKAAILAIVLVALYSVLSIVTVNSTQAETIGSGQIKIVGLVVDVDTRPDIDGIQSTRKAVKDFPSAVLAVVGSPDGSNTVTNIPADSLVVAELDGPGLGNKTLTLSARPNTFLEIPALRVSGDYVISNVRLEREGGVILERLQGPDTEPIVINVIDEILVTEVTSRPLSLDEIREKGIIITEDNFTALEFVVGFVVESKTVKIEIPVIIPSEKKMQAIDIPQPKIPKFAPQIQEVKVPGLEIPNLMVAGFGLMTPPLAQEDEKDDPPATIPGVIIIPGDVGFLNEFFSVLIMVSNASPQGSSLLVSNLKSAFKLPPGEDQIPGTGDDPLRLAETQQGGVQSILPILRITETATGEKIVSEDKDSLRGGETGQAEFLPEGLIEGTHVFDIDVTGKLEGFRSGNSYDVATTVPGSVLVRNPKFAMTVAHPRTVRRDEPYTVYVTMSNISKSDANLVSLSINRHSLSGTLLAEGEEEVKNVETIKAGSSETVLFRMVSQITGEVGATVFLSDEGINGRFVLTVGVSEDGIPLSPDTLIIPETADHLPEELIRSAMRLLGQAYSVATAPGGSLPAGITRMSKDIVFERALNLARGGMRIKFKDSEKLVIHDLLFDYLGAGINEPEPGASKRDIEAFDLLRREVAPGPIVADTFAALMVKDVANNDIIAFQNGLAETERYRSPHLSVAVNSGSDPAPVRIQITDSEGKRLGILSEDEEVRREIPFAEIYAMSQLDDADDNFAVVTVPDATQYTIDILGIQSGSFDLGVIVPEGETGQRSLLYEGVSITEGIKGTLNINTTENNDFLLNLDTDGDGTPEEISPSRNRLIPDDGPALLVANHWGEGDYPWQPPKLKNGDPLGRMVVALFSEPVDKESAMDITNYRIDDDRIGIGSIGLQPGGRILMLFLDEPIRPPPAQAHNSPFIERTLTVSNMADLRGNTMDPLQQSFTILPDPEIGDGGVLSGTVRHADGSPVPFAIVNYIQPVCMFPVCPARPITSQIFANDRGEYSIDFVLKNALGPFTIEAQDPETGYTGRVRTSVQFDGQRFILDVIIPGFGSVEGVVHDSNGGPVPGAIVNVNSLTTGLQHGGKGGAVADHNGYYRVDQIAVGNIGIVAHNPADGANGRAAGNIAAVGSTANVDVTVFATGRGSLRARVLSSDGEQVEGVAVVLRTGGKAIALQESDVTGQVNFEELTIGSYSLEAINLVTGEKTRVVAFVEENGVKDVNLVLPGVGGTVKGIIVDKDGKPVAGAQVIAGQFLTETDENGTFEITGLVVGNVEIKAGANSSKNTITVTLSSETDLQEVTLKLPPPADFVSVFGTVFKADRTTPVPNTPVYFIAGGLAITDTDEDGNYRFDDLPVQTPIKATVRSTRGTSDGGENRTTFSFDGETQRVDVIYRGTGSIKGRVIQAQGGTPVIADVKITKSVIKILEGGGGIGIASTEVRKVLEGTGFEDGELVRMPIFTSEEVEIKSDEFIQITGPDGKPAQELTGGFTLNNVLAGPFGVSTSNPFLGSVAVSSFIPKTPNPEERIIDVGDLVLETSTGSVEGFVFLPDGNTPVGENVSLTIKATGLPEFSVITDEDGHYEFPLVPKGAFTIRADTGVPLTRAQSGAEIITDGFDDLNVRLFGEVRGFIKSGGDQVDANLRLLDSGSIKVTVVENNGVDVVPFAKVTLSTTSLLDQDEFVNFNTDDQGEIELFPVIEGDFTVKANNPNTAAVGLASNTIPEDPSNGFRLPVKVQLGAVSDRQTVDEVLGFGTVAGTIFRQAGISLTTPAEVLLVVKNRTSLNTISDTRGNFTFESIPVNAPFKIQVFEPFTARRGSNIGQLTADGQTEVVEILLEGLGTVVGTVSSFDGIPQSGATVRLRPAGNFSGDIITQTDVNGSFSFPGVPRGVFTVTATSNSPINILTGAVTGNISFDEEVVRADVFLEAAGVVQGTVYENNSQDPVKNAIVTLKRGNDKKSEQTDDDGFYRFSSVAAGDFTLTARPPIGNDGGIQHVTLSLDKIISGEAEKVDIIFEGTGEVKGRIVDSQGLNAVNNALVTLSSLSPFLKLPVIRSVEDSEGRFSFTIPTGDFRIGVVTTVQEPPLGTSFNGTVQANKVLDLGDVRLEESGLIKGCVVRADGVNAAPNAVIILTKAGRSALRLTTETDVNGCFEFRAIPLGDSDIALLDPVSTGQNSAQVTINQNGQIVDLGTITLDDDSPRVVSITPTDGESDVSPGTSVVVTLSEPVDPDTVNDKTFKVSTAAGEITGTIQTSTSPPAITFTPAKPIPALRLVTVSVVSEKVGFNGNITPGVKDMVGFTLLEDFESHFTINDSTPPETLSLSPQDTAVQVPIESVIRVKFDEAIDRDSIRSFTLNDGSSDIDGKLNTLPILNDTVIVFVPASRLEPNKTYTVTIQGPVKDRAANPQPQEITTWSFRTIDTIGPDINSLTSLGGTSIFVGEKTRITADPGDADDVAYVDFFVNGEHYKKVETRPYEIELVLTNRLGAEIRIEAKAVDTAGNISKGLTIVLNANPNLPPDIVITQPLDHSNVATGQQVNVVVRASDDVGVREVAYSATGAATANEVEVLEAPLITVDHTFHFTVPDTAAPGATINLRVSAKDTLQQNSQTVTRQLIVTDGAPPVVTVSNPLSGTLVDPGDTIVIQVMAEDRGKVSTIHADVSSGGTPIGSFTKDNIRTSKASTSFTFQIPNNASAGNNLIISAHAVDEDGNRGNSPPVVMVVRDNAAPVVSRLNTQNGLTSVGIGEGLDIVVDATDNVGIKRITLSSDKGTIVPETRDFATGNPSVSTTFTLSVPNDVSLIGSPIMLTAIAKDANDNLSAPVTLPVSVTDPMAPTVGIDKPADNSEVVPKQDVTVTVTAGDNVGITEIELKVTGAATFEETVTLDPITTISREFQFTVPEAAATNASINITATARDNAGNSKSSSITLRVADVIPPEFVSVDPPVGAVDVEPMPTIRITLNEALNPDTVNSNTVLFTADGGDTVSASISITNAGRTITIMPDNELTFNTRYRVVVTTDITDVAGNALEEQINTFFTTESPDQTSPQVLSVFPHDGATEVSVSTTIQIRFTEPVKTETVDSSSFALKAGGTEVTGELRFTNGNTGLIFTPDDALPFSTVITIQLTDRITDVWDNQLVDADGNPLAGPLIYTFTTGTFAITNPVNGDNVIENSELLLQARGSTSLGISTVTFTVNGQEFPPVPGPFYKTTFTVPTVIATSQLTITAAARNSRGDIIAQDQVVVHVVVGLRIRPKLLGIPVGGMGTLQLLLSSPLNEDLTVDLRAVNSNVVTLQNSVRITAGETELPVQVRGNSFDITNVLGNNTTIVASSNNGVDAAVISVSEPVSQQQLMVFAKPVGVVVNTLNSVGSIIIPESREQIISLKLLSTAATEDIRVTITSDNPDVARVDENVVIQSGETDAQFTIKTFVSGKAILKLQVGEEVRLLTVIVGTPSENRIPPVFARPVGIVVNTLNSLGSTIIPVGREQVISLKLLNTAATEETRVTITSDRSEVARVDGNVVIQSGETDAQFIIKTFVSGKAILRLQVGDEIRLLTVIVGSPSAGQIPPVLAPVVGLNVYAPQSLGLVFLRENSGYNLNVELLSSPAGVGGEVVTYTSDASEVAVISIGTELLITQGKTVTVLPIATGRAGRATLTLYAGGEAHELTVIVGAPQEGETPAVVAPIIGLEVNE is encoded by the coding sequence CTCTCGCTTGATGAAATCAGGGAAAAAGGGATCATCATTACAGAAGACAACTTTACGGCGCTTGAGTTTGTCGTAGGCTTCGTCGTAGAAAGTAAAACGGTCAAGATTGAAATACCCGTTATCATTCCATCTGAAAAGAAGATGCAGGCCATCGATATTCCGCAACCTAAAATACCAAAATTTGCTCCTCAGATACAGGAGGTGAAGGTTCCCGGTCTGGAGATTCCTAACCTCATGGTAGCAGGTTTTGGTCTCATGACGCCTCCCCTTGCACAGGAAGACGAGAAAGACGATCCGCCTGCCACAATACCGGGTGTCATTATTATTCCTGGAGATGTGGGTTTTCTCAACGAATTCTTTAGCGTTCTCATTATGGTAAGTAATGCATCGCCTCAAGGTTCATCACTTCTGGTAAGTAATCTGAAGTCTGCGTTTAAGCTGCCACCGGGAGAAGATCAGATTCCTGGTACAGGTGATGATCCACTGCGATTGGCAGAGACGCAGCAGGGGGGAGTACAATCTATCCTGCCGATATTGCGTATTACGGAAACAGCTACGGGTGAAAAGATCGTCTCAGAAGATAAAGATTCCCTCAGAGGTGGGGAGACGGGACAGGCTGAATTTCTGCCTGAGGGTTTGATAGAGGGCACGCACGTATTTGATATCGATGTTACCGGGAAACTCGAGGGTTTCAGGAGTGGAAACAGTTACGATGTCGCTACGACGGTACCGGGGAGCGTACTGGTGAGAAATCCAAAATTTGCAATGACAGTTGCCCATCCCAGAACCGTACGCAGGGATGAACCGTATACGGTATATGTAACCATGTCAAATATCTCAAAATCCGATGCCAATCTGGTTAGTCTGAGTATCAACAGGCACAGCCTGAGCGGTACACTTCTGGCCGAAGGGGAAGAGGAGGTAAAAAATGTTGAAACGATCAAGGCGGGGAGCTCGGAAACAGTACTCTTCAGAATGGTATCACAGATTACCGGAGAGGTCGGTGCTACGGTATTTCTCTCTGACGAGGGGATCAACGGTCGATTTGTTCTGACCGTTGGTGTATCTGAGGATGGAATACCACTCTCACCGGATACACTGATTATTCCGGAAACGGCCGATCACCTGCCGGAAGAACTGATCCGTTCGGCGATGCGACTCCTCGGACAGGCGTACAGTGTGGCAACCGCTCCCGGAGGTTCTCTGCCGGCAGGTATTACCAGGATGTCAAAGGACATTGTCTTTGAGAGGGCACTCAATCTTGCAAGGGGAGGTATGCGTATCAAGTTTAAGGATAGTGAAAAGCTGGTTATTCATGACCTCCTCTTTGACTACCTCGGGGCAGGCATAAATGAGCCCGAACCGGGTGCGAGCAAAAGGGACATTGAGGCCTTTGATTTACTCAGGAGAGAAGTAGCACCAGGTCCAATCGTTGCGGATACCTTCGCAGCGCTTATGGTAAAGGATGTGGCCAATAATGACATCATCGCATTTCAGAATGGGCTTGCTGAGACAGAGCGTTACAGATCCCCGCACCTCTCTGTTGCAGTGAATTCTGGTAGTGATCCTGCACCGGTGAGAATTCAGATCACGGACTCAGAGGGCAAACGGCTGGGAATACTCTCTGAAGATGAGGAGGTCAGACGTGAAATTCCTTTTGCAGAAATCTATGCCATGAGCCAGTTGGATGATGCAGACGATAACTTTGCAGTTGTGACGGTACCGGATGCAACACAATATACCATTGATATTCTGGGAATCCAAAGCGGTTCCTTTGATCTTGGAGTGATAGTCCCTGAAGGGGAAACGGGTCAGAGGTCTCTTCTCTATGAAGGGGTATCCATTACGGAAGGTATAAAAGGAACATTGAATATAAACACGACTGAGAACAATGATTTTCTATTGAATCTGGATACGGATGGAGATGGTACTCCAGAGGAAATATCACCGTCAAGAAACAGGCTTATACCTGATGACGGACCGGCTCTACTTGTGGCAAACCATTGGGGAGAGGGCGATTATCCGTGGCAACCTCCAAAGTTAAAGAATGGAGATCCTCTTGGCCGAATGGTAGTTGCACTATTTAGCGAGCCAGTGGATAAGGAGAGTGCAATGGACATTACCAACTATCGCATAGATGATGATCGTATCGGTATCGGTTCTATAGGGCTTCAACCGGGAGGAAGGATTCTTATGCTGTTTCTCGATGAACCAATCAGGCCACCACCGGCACAGGCACACAACTCACCATTTATTGAACGGACTCTGACGGTCTCAAACATGGCAGACCTTCGGGGAAATACAATGGATCCTTTGCAGCAATCATTCACAATTCTGCCGGATCCAGAGATAGGTGATGGTGGCGTTCTCAGTGGTACAGTTCGCCATGCTGACGGCAGCCCGGTCCCCTTTGCGATCGTTAACTATATTCAGCCGGTATGCATGTTTCCAGTCTGCCCTGCACGGCCAATAACCAGCCAGATTTTTGCAAATGACCGGGGAGAATATAGCATTGATTTTGTGCTGAAGAATGCACTGGGGCCTTTTACCATCGAGGCGCAGGATCCCGAGACGGGGTATACGGGGAGAGTGCGGACCTCTGTTCAATTTGATGGTCAACGATTTATCCTCGACGTGATCATACCCGGATTTGGTTCTGTAGAGGGTGTTGTGCACGATAGCAATGGAGGCCCGGTACCAGGAGCAATCGTTAACGTAAACAGCCTCACGACAGGATTGCAACATGGTGGAAAAGGTGGGGCAGTCGCAGATCACAATGGTTATTACCGAGTTGATCAGATTGCGGTAGGAAATATTGGAATCGTGGCACACAATCCTGCTGATGGGGCAAATGGAAGGGCTGCCGGGAATATAGCTGCCGTTGGATCAACTGCTAACGTAGATGTTACCGTATTTGCAACAGGGAGAGGGTCGCTGCGGGCGAGAGTTCTCTCATCTGATGGAGAGCAGGTGGAAGGCGTAGCAGTGGTATTGAGGACTGGGGGTAAGGCAATTGCCCTTCAAGAGAGTGATGTGACCGGGCAGGTTAACTTTGAAGAGTTAACAATTGGATCGTATTCGTTAGAGGCCATAAACCTGGTCACTGGTGAGAAAACCAGGGTAGTAGCATTCGTTGAAGAAAATGGGGTCAAAGACGTCAATCTTGTCTTACCCGGAGTCGGTGGTACGGTCAAGGGTATAATAGTAGATAAAGATGGGAAGCCGGTAGCCGGAGCTCAGGTTATTGCTGGACAGTTTCTTACCGAGACAGATGAGAACGGAACATTTGAGATCACAGGTCTTGTCGTAGGAAATGTAGAGATAAAGGCAGGGGCGAATAGTTCAAAAAATACTATTACGGTTACTCTCTCCTCAGAAACTGATTTACAGGAAGTAACACTGAAACTGCCACCACCGGCAGATTTTGTCAGTGTCTTTGGGACTGTTTTTAAGGCCGACAGAACGACGCCTGTTCCCAATACGCCAGTTTACTTTATTGCCGGAGGACTTGCCATTACGGATACTGATGAAGATGGGAATTACCGCTTTGATGACTTGCCCGTTCAAACTCCGATTAAGGCAACCGTTCGATCCACTAGAGGGACCTCTGATGGGGGTGAAAACAGGACTACCTTCAGTTTTGACGGTGAGACACAGAGAGTGGACGTTATCTATCGGGGAACGGGGTCAATCAAGGGGCGTGTTATCCAGGCACAGGGGGGTACACCCGTCATAGCAGATGTCAAGATTACCAAGAGTGTTATCAAGATCCTTGAAGGAGGAGGTGGTATTGGTATTGCATCTACCGAAGTGCGAAAGGTACTTGAGGGCACCGGATTTGAGGATGGAGAACTGGTGAGGATGCCTATATTTACCAGTGAGGAGGTAGAGATAAAGAGTGACGAATTTATCCAGATAACGGGTCCAGACGGTAAGCCTGCTCAGGAGCTAACGGGTGGTTTTACTCTGAACAACGTATTGGCCGGTCCATTTGGCGTCAGTACCTCAAACCCATTTCTCGGTTCTGTAGCAGTTTCAAGTTTTATACCGAAGACACCAAACCCCGAAGAGAGGATCATCGATGTGGGAGATCTCGTACTAGAGACATCAACCGGCTCGGTAGAGGGATTTGTGTTTCTCCCTGATGGGAATACTCCGGTAGGGGAAAACGTCAGCTTAACCATAAAGGCTACCGGTCTTCCAGAGTTCTCAGTGATAACGGATGAGGACGGGCATTATGAGTTTCCCCTGGTACCAAAGGGTGCCTTTACTATAAGAGCAGATACCGGTGTACCACTTACTCGTGCCCAGTCAGGGGCAGAAATTATCACAGATGGTTTTGATGATTTGAATGTTCGTCTCTTTGGTGAGGTAAGAGGTTTTATCAAGAGCGGCGGAGACCAGGTAGATGCCAATTTGAGACTCCTGGATTCTGGAAGTATCAAGGTGACCGTTGTGGAAAATAATGGGGTAGATGTTGTCCCCTTTGCTAAAGTAACGCTCTCGACTACCTCTCTGTTAGATCAGGATGAATTCGTGAACTTCAATACCGATGACCAGGGAGAAATTGAACTCTTTCCCGTAATAGAGGGTGATTTTACCGTAAAGGCGAATAATCCAAATACCGCTGCTGTAGGTTTGGCATCGAATACCATACCGGAAGATCCGAGCAATGGTTTTCGATTACCCGTAAAGGTTCAACTGGGAGCCGTATCTGACAGACAAACAGTTGATGAGGTACTTGGTTTCGGTACGGTTGCGGGTACAATATTCCGTCAAGCGGGTATAAGTCTCACAACTCCGGCAGAGGTATTACTCGTTGTTAAAAATCGTACCAGCCTTAACACCATATCAGATACACGTGGTAATTTTACGTTTGAGAGTATTCCGGTGAACGCGCCTTTTAAAATTCAGGTTTTTGAACCTTTTACTGCTCGTAGAGGCAGTAATATCGGACAACTTACAGCTGACGGGCAGACGGAAGTAGTTGAGATACTGCTAGAAGGCTTGGGAACGGTAGTTGGTACGGTTTCCTCGTTTGATGGAATTCCTCAATCAGGAGCTACTGTGCGTCTCAGACCTGCTGGTAATTTTAGTGGCGATATCATCACACAAACTGATGTCAATGGAAGCTTCTCGTTTCCTGGTGTCCCACGGGGTGTATTTACGGTAACAGCTACATCCAATAGTCCCATAAACATTCTCACTGGAGCAGTGACAGGCAATATCAGTTTTGATGAAGAGGTGGTAAGGGCTGACGTTTTCCTGGAGGCAGCTGGAGTGGTGCAGGGTACCGTTTATGAGAACAATTCTCAAGATCCGGTAAAGAATGCTATCGTAACCCTTAAAAGAGGGAACGACAAAAAAAGTGAGCAGACAGATGATGACGGTTTTTATCGCTTCTCTTCTGTAGCTGCCGGTGATTTTACCTTAACGGCTCGTCCTCCTATCGGTAATGATGGAGGAATCCAGCATGTCACTTTGTCGCTTGACAAAATAATCTCTGGCGAAGCTGAAAAAGTCGACATTATCTTTGAGGGGACAGGAGAAGTGAAAGGAAGAATTGTCGATTCACAGGGGCTTAATGCAGTTAACAATGCATTGGTAACTTTAAGTAGTTTAAGCCCGTTCTTGAAACTACCCGTAATTAGGAGTGTGGAAGATAGTGAGGGCAGATTCAGTTTCACTATACCCACGGGAGACTTTAGAATTGGTGTTGTGACTACCGTACAGGAGCCACCTCTTGGTACGTCTTTCAATGGGACAGTACAGGCAAATAAAGTGCTTGATTTGGGAGATGTAAGGCTGGAAGAGTCTGGGCTGATTAAGGGGTGTGTGGTAAGAGCTGATGGGGTTAATGCCGCTCCTAATGCTGTGATTATCCTCACTAAAGCAGGGAGGAGCGCGTTACGTCTCACCACTGAAACGGACGTAAACGGCTGCTTTGAGTTTAGAGCAATCCCGCTGGGAGACAGCGACATAGCGCTGTTAGATCCTGTCAGTACCGGTCAGAATTCTGCACAAGTTACGATTAATCAAAATGGTCAGATAGTTGATTTGGGGACAATTACGCTTGATGATGATAGTCCAAGAGTAGTGAGTATCACCCCGACAGACGGAGAATCGGATGTTAGTCCCGGTACCAGTGTCGTTGTTACGCTTTCAGAGCCGGTTGATCCTGACACGGTTAATGATAAGACATTTAAGGTTTCAACAGCCGCCGGAGAGATTACGGGAACGATTCAGACATCGACATCACCTCCTGCAATTACGTTTACGCCTGCAAAGCCAATCCCTGCTCTTCGCTTAGTTACGGTATCGGTTGTTTCAGAAAAAGTGGGGTTTAATGGCAACATAACACCTGGTGTCAAGGATATGGTAGGCTTCACTCTTCTTGAAGATTTTGAGAGCCATTTTACCATAAATGATTCTACACCTCCTGAGACTCTGAGTCTGAGTCCTCAGGATACTGCCGTGCAGGTTCCAATTGAGAGCGTAATCAGGGTTAAGTTTGATGAGGCTATTGATCGAGACAGCATTAGATCTTTTACGCTCAATGATGGAAGTAGTGATATAGATGGAAAGCTGAACACTCTTCCGATCCTTAATGATACCGTCATAGTATTTGTCCCTGCATCACGGCTTGAACCGAATAAGACCTACACGGTTACGATTCAGGGCCCGGTCAAAGACAGGGCCGCGAATCCACAGCCACAAGAGATTACAACCTGGAGTTTTCGTACAATTGATACCATAGGCCCAGATATTAATTCATTAACTTCACTGGGTGGAACCTCAATATTTGTAGGTGAGAAAACCAGAATTACTGCTGACCCTGGAGATGCAGATGATGTCGCCTATGTTGACTTCTTTGTAAATGGTGAGCATTATAAAAAAGTTGAGACTCGACCCTACGAAATAGAGCTCGTGTTGACCAATCGCCTTGGTGCTGAGATACGTATAGAGGCCAAAGCGGTAGACACGGCAGGCAATATTAGTAAAGGTCTGACCATTGTTCTTAACGCGAATCCTAACCTTCCTCCAGATATTGTGATAACACAACCTCTCGATCACTCAAATGTTGCTACCGGCCAACAGGTAAATGTTGTTGTGCGTGCTAGCGATGATGTTGGAGTACGTGAAGTTGCTTATTCAGCAACGGGTGCTGCAACTGCTAATGAAGTAGAAGTTCTAGAGGCACCTTTGATAACTGTTGATCACACATTCCATTTCACCGTGCCAGATACTGCTGCTCCAGGTGCAACGATTAACCTGAGAGTATCAGCAAAAGATACGTTGCAGCAAAACAGCCAGACCGTTACACGCCAATTAATTGTGACAGACGGAGCACCTCCGGTCGTAACTGTTTCAAATCCTCTATCTGGGACACTGGTAGATCCAGGAGATACGATCGTAATACAGGTTATGGCAGAAGATAGAGGCAAGGTGTCTACTATACATGCTGATGTCTCAAGTGGAGGAACTCCTATAGGTTCATTTACAAAGGATAACATTCGCACGTCGAAGGCATCAACCAGTTTCACCTTTCAGATACCAAATAACGCGTCTGCCGGTAATAACTTAATCATTTCGGCACATGCAGTTGATGAAGATGGTAATAGAGGAAACTCTCCTCCTGTGGTGATGGTAGTACGGGATAATGCTGCACCGGTTGTTTCACGTTTGAATACGCAAAATGGGTTAACATCAGTTGGTATCGGTGAGGGTCTGGACATAGTTGTTGACGCTACAGATAATGTAGGAATCAAACGTATAACTTTGAGTTCGGACAAAGGAACGATCGTGCCTGAAACGAGAGATTTTGCGACAGGGAATCCTTCCGTTTCTACTACGTTTACTTTGAGTGTTCCCAATGATGTCTCCCTTATTGGTTCTCCCATAATGCTGACTGCCATTGCTAAGGATGCAAATGACAATCTGAGCGCCCCTGTGACACTCCCCGTTTCGGTAACGGATCCAATGGCTCCGACGGTAGGTATTGATAAACCTGCCGATAACTCAGAGGTAGTTCCCAAGCAGGATGTTACGGTAACTGTCACTGCGGGTGATAACGTGGGAATAACAGAGATTGAACTTAAGGTAACTGGCGCTGCTACTTTTGAGGAAACGGTTACTCTTGATCCAATAACAACAATAAGCAGAGAATTTCAATTCACTGTACCTGAAGCGGCAGCCACAAATGCTTCTATCAATATTACTGCTACGGCAAGGGATAATGCCGGTAATTCGAAATCTTCATCGATTACCTTAAGAGTGGCAGATGTTATTCCACCAGAATTTGTTTCAGTAGATCCACCAGTTGGAGCTGTTGACGTAGAACCGATGCCAACGATACGGATTACTTTGAATGAAGCCCTTAATCCAGATACGGTAAATAGTAATACTGTTTTATTTACGGCTGATGGCGGAGACACTGTCAGTGCGAGCATAAGCATTACTAATGCGGGACGAACAATTACCATCATGCCGGATAATGAGCTTACCTTTAATACACGGTATCGAGTTGTGGTGACCACTGATATTACTGATGTTGCAGGGAATGCACTAGAAGAGCAGATTAATACTTTCTTTACGACTGAATCTCCAGATCAGACTTCGCCGCAGGTATTAAGTGTATTTCCCCACGATGGTGCTACTGAGGTTTCTGTCTCTACGACAATTCAGATTAGATTTACGGAACCTGTTAAAACAGAGACAGTTGATAGTTCTTCATTTGCTCTTAAAGCAGGAGGTACTGAAGTAACCGGAGAACTTCGTTTCACTAATGGTAACACGGGACTTATTTTTACACCTGACGATGCGCTTCCGTTTAGCACAGTAATAACAATACAACTGACTGATCGTATAACTGATGTATGGGATAACCAGTTAGTAGATGCTGATGGTAATCCATTGGCAGGACCATTAATATATACGTTTACTACAGGGACCTTTGCCATAACAAATCCTGTAAATGGTGACAACGTGATTGAGAATTCAGAACTTCTCCTGCAGGCAAGAGGAAGCACATCGCTTGGAATTTCTACGGTTACCTTTACTGTTAATGGTCAGGAGTTTCCTCCTGTACCCGGACCATTTTACAAAACAACCTTTACGGTACCGACAGTAATTGCAACATCGCAATTGACCATTACGGCAGCCGCACGAAATAGTCGTGGGGATATAATTGCTCAGGATCAGGTGGTCGTACATGTGGTTGTGGGTCTTCGTATTCGACCAAAACTCTTAGGAATACCAGTTGGAGGAATGGGGACACTGCAACTCTTACTTTCGAGTCCTTTAAACGAAGATCTAACGGTTGACTTGAGAGCTGTCAATTCAAATGTGGTTACTCTTCAGAATTCTGTAAGAATAACGGCAGGCGAAACAGAACTTCCTGTACAAGTGAGAGGAAACAGTTTTGATATAACGAATGTTCTCGGTAATAATACAACAATTGTAGCGAGTTCAAATAACGGCGTCGATGCGGCCGTTATATCAGTAAGCGAACCCGTGTCTCAACAGCAATTAATGGTTTTTGCCAAACCTGTTGGTGTTGTGGTAAATACGCTCAACTCTGTCGGAAGTATAATTATTCCTGAGAGTAGAGAACAGATTATATCCCTCAAATTGCTTAGCACTGCTGCAACCGAGGATATCAGAGTAACGATAACAAGCGATAACCCTGACGTTGCGCGTGTTGATGAAAATGTAGTAATTCAATCGGGAGAAACAGATGCCCAGTTTACCATTAAGACATTTGTTTCCGGGAAAGCGATATTGAAATTGCAGGTAGGAGAAGAGGTGCGCTTGCTGACAGTTATTGTAGGAACACCTTCAGAGAATAGGATACCACCTGTTTTTGCCAGACCTGTTGGTATCGTGGTAAATACTCTCAACTCTCTGGGAAGTACGATTATTCCTGTGGGCAGAGAACAGGTTATATCCCTCAAATTACTTAACACTGCTGCAACCGAGGAGACCAGGGTAACGATAACGAGCGATAGATCCGAAGTTGCACGCGTTGATGGAAATGTAGTGATTCAATCGGGAGAAACAGATGCCCAGTTTATCATTAAGACATTTGTTTCCGGAAAAGCGATATTGAGATTGCAGGTGGGCGATGAGATACGCTTACTGACTGTTATAGTTGGATCCCCTTCAGCGGGGCAGATACCACCTGTTCTGGCGCCTGTTGTAGGATTAAATGTGTACGCGCCACAATCCTTGGGACTGGTATTCTTGCGGGAGAACAGTGGATATAACCTGAATGTAGAACTGCTATCTTCCCCGGCAGGTGTTGGTGGTGAAGTTGTAACATATACCAGTGATGCTAGTGAGGTTGCTGTAATATCTATAGGTACAGAATTACTTATTACACAGGGTAAAACTGTGACAGTTTTGCCAATAGCAACAGGGCGAGCAGGAAGAGCTACGTTAACATTGTATGCGGGTGGGGAGGCTCATGAGTTGACCGTTATTGTGGGTGCGCCTCAGGAAGGAGAGACACCAGCAGTCGTTGCACCTATTATAGGTTTGGAAGTAAATGAGTAG